From Cucumis melo cultivar AY chromosome 1, USDA_Cmelo_AY_1.0, whole genome shotgun sequence, a single genomic window includes:
- the LOC103492810 gene encoding pectinesterase inhibitor 6, translating to MMRPPSTRASIAALLALISILPWLTHSAKTSYVQEACRVTLHQDLCIQSLSPFSSTAKRSPTKWARAGVSVTITEAKKVAALLGRLKNNKRMKGRNRAAVLDCVEVFDAAIDELHRSLGVLRRLSRRNFDSQMGDLTTWVSAALTDEDTCVEGFEGERGKVVSLLRNRVVKVGYITSNALALVNKLATSGYETALNM from the coding sequence ATGATGCGTCCACCCAGTACAAGAGCATCAATCGCAGCCCTTTTGGCCCTCATCTCCATTCTCCCATGGCTAACCCACTCCGCCAAAACGAGCTATGTCCAAGAAGCCTGCAGGGTAACACTACACCAAGATCTCTGCATTCAGTCCCTGTCGCCATTTTCAAGCACTGCCAAGCGCAGCCCCACAAAATGGGCTCGAGCGGGGGTGTCGGTGACGATAACAGAGGCAAAAAAAGTGGCAGCACTCCTGGGGAGGTTGAAGAACAACAAGAGGATGAAGGGTAGAAACAGGGCAGCAGTTTTGGACTGTGTGGAAGTGTTTGACGCCGCCATTGATGAGCTTCACAGGTCGCTTGGGGTTCTTAGAAGATTGAGTAGGAGGAATTTTGACTCACAAATGGGGGATCTAACGACGTGGGTCAGCGCTGCGCTGACGGATGAAGATACTTGCGTTGAAGGATTTGAAGGTGAAAGGGGAAAAGTAGTGAGTTTGCTAAGAAATCGAGTGGTGAAAGTTGGTTATATTACGAGTAATGCACTTGCTTTGGTTAACAAATTGGCTACCTCTGGTTACGAAACTGCACTAAATATGTAA
- the LOC103492811 gene encoding serine/arginine-rich-splicing factor SR34-like isoform X2, with the protein MSSRASRTVYVGNLPGDIREKEVEDLFYKYGRIAHIDLKVPPRPPGYAFVEFEDAEDAQDAIRGRDGYDFDGHRLRVELAHGGRGHSSSSDRYSSHGGSRGGRGVSRRSDYRVLVTGLPSSASWQDLKDHMRRAGDVCFSQVFRDGSGIVDYTNYDDMKYAIKKLDDSEFRNAFSRAYVRVREYDSKRDLSRSPSRGRSYSRGRSYSRSRSRGRSRSKSHSRSKSPKAKSSQRSPVKSRSRSASPARSRSKSSSLSGSRSRSRSPVPNREKRTSKSPKRRDASKSPSRSRSRSRSRSRSKSKSKSKSPSR; encoded by the exons ATGAGTAGCCGTGCTAGCAGAACGGTCTATGTCGGAAATCTTCCGGGTGATATTCGTGAAAAAGAAGTGGAAGATTTATTTTACAAG TATGGTCGCATAGCCCACATTGATCTCAAGGTTCCACCGAGACCACCTGGTTATGCATTTGTTGAG TTTGAAGATGCCGAGGATGCTCAAGATGCGATTCGTGGCCGTGATGGCTATGATTTTGATGGGCATAGATTGCGT GTGGAACTTGCCCATGGTGGTCGTGGTCATTCATCCTCTAGTGATCGCTACAGTAGTCATGGAGGTAGCCGAGGTGGGCGTGGAGTATCCCGCCGCTCTGATTATCGTG TATTAGTCACAGGATTACCTTCTTCTGCTTCATGGCAAGACTTGAAG GATCACATGCGACGAGCGGGGGATGTTTGTTTTTCCCAAGTGTTCCGCGATGGTAGTG GGATTGTGGATTACACCAATTATGATGACATGAAGTATGCT ATAAAGAAACTTGATGACTCTGAGTTCCGCAATGCATTTTCCCGGGCGTATGTTCGT GTGAGAGAATATGATTCTAAGAGGGATCTCTCCAGGAGTCCTAGTCGTGGGCGGTCATACTCTAGAGGGAGGAGTTATAGTCGCAGCCGTAGTAGAGGCCGAAGTAGGAGCAAGAGCCACAGTAGGAG CAAGTCTCCAAAAGCTAAATCTTCCCAACGGTCCCCTGTTAAATCTCGATCAAGGTCTGCTTCCCCCGCACGCTCACGTTCAAAATCATCATCTCTCTCAGG ATCGCGATCAAGATCCAGGTCTCCAGTGCCCAAT CGTGAGAAACGTACTAGTAAAAGTCCCAAAAGGCGTGATGCTAGCAAAAGCCCTAGCAGGAGCAGAAGTAGGAGCAGAAGCAGGAGCCGAAGCAAGAGCAAGAGCAAGAGCAAGAGTCCTTCTCG ATGA
- the LOC103492811 gene encoding serine/arginine-rich-splicing factor SR34-like isoform X3: protein MSSRASRTVYVGNLPGDIREKEVEDLFYKYGRIAHIDLKVPPRPPGYAFVEFEDAEDAQDAIRGRDGYDFDGHRLRVELAHGGRGHSSSSDRYSSHGGSRGGRGVSRRSDYRVLVTGLPSSASWQDLKDHMRRAGDVCFSQVFRDGSGTTGIVDYTNYDDMKYAIKKLDDSEFRNAFSRAYVRVREYDSKRDLSRSPSRGRSYSRGRSYSRSRSRGRSRSKSHSRSKSPKAKSSQRSPVKSRSRSASPARSRSKSSSLSGYGNMRHSGDWILGS from the exons ATGAGTAGCCGTGCTAGCAGAACGGTCTATGTCGGAAATCTTCCGGGTGATATTCGTGAAAAAGAAGTGGAAGATTTATTTTACAAG TATGGTCGCATAGCCCACATTGATCTCAAGGTTCCACCGAGACCACCTGGTTATGCATTTGTTGAG TTTGAAGATGCCGAGGATGCTCAAGATGCGATTCGTGGCCGTGATGGCTATGATTTTGATGGGCATAGATTGCGT GTGGAACTTGCCCATGGTGGTCGTGGTCATTCATCCTCTAGTGATCGCTACAGTAGTCATGGAGGTAGCCGAGGTGGGCGTGGAGTATCCCGCCGCTCTGATTATCGTG TATTAGTCACAGGATTACCTTCTTCTGCTTCATGGCAAGACTTGAAG GATCACATGCGACGAGCGGGGGATGTTTGTTTTTCCCAAGTGTTCCGCGATGGTAGTG GGACCACAGGGATTGTGGATTACACCAATTATGATGACATGAAGTATGCT ATAAAGAAACTTGATGACTCTGAGTTCCGCAATGCATTTTCCCGGGCGTATGTTCGT GTGAGAGAATATGATTCTAAGAGGGATCTCTCCAGGAGTCCTAGTCGTGGGCGGTCATACTCTAGAGGGAGGAGTTATAGTCGCAGCCGTAGTAGAGGCCGAAGTAGGAGCAAGAGCCACAGTAGGAG CAAGTCTCCAAAAGCTAAATCTTCCCAACGGTCCCCTGTTAAATCTCGATCAAGGTCTGCTTCCCCCGCACGCTCACGTTCAAAATCATCATCTCTCTCAGG ATATGGAAATATGCGGCATTCTGGGGATTGGATATTAGGATCTTGA
- the LOC103492811 gene encoding serine/arginine-rich-splicing factor SR34-like isoform X1, with protein sequence MSSRASRTVYVGNLPGDIREKEVEDLFYKYGRIAHIDLKVPPRPPGYAFVEFEDAEDAQDAIRGRDGYDFDGHRLRVELAHGGRGHSSSSDRYSSHGGSRGGRGVSRRSDYRVLVTGLPSSASWQDLKDHMRRAGDVCFSQVFRDGSGTTGIVDYTNYDDMKYAIKKLDDSEFRNAFSRAYVRVREYDSKRDLSRSPSRGRSYSRGRSYSRSRSRGRSRSKSHSRSKSPKAKSSQRSPVKSRSRSASPARSRSKSSSLSGSRSRSRSPVPNREKRTSKSPKRRDASKSPSRSRSRSRSRSRSKSKSKSKSPSR encoded by the exons ATGAGTAGCCGTGCTAGCAGAACGGTCTATGTCGGAAATCTTCCGGGTGATATTCGTGAAAAAGAAGTGGAAGATTTATTTTACAAG TATGGTCGCATAGCCCACATTGATCTCAAGGTTCCACCGAGACCACCTGGTTATGCATTTGTTGAG TTTGAAGATGCCGAGGATGCTCAAGATGCGATTCGTGGCCGTGATGGCTATGATTTTGATGGGCATAGATTGCGT GTGGAACTTGCCCATGGTGGTCGTGGTCATTCATCCTCTAGTGATCGCTACAGTAGTCATGGAGGTAGCCGAGGTGGGCGTGGAGTATCCCGCCGCTCTGATTATCGTG TATTAGTCACAGGATTACCTTCTTCTGCTTCATGGCAAGACTTGAAG GATCACATGCGACGAGCGGGGGATGTTTGTTTTTCCCAAGTGTTCCGCGATGGTAGTG GGACCACAGGGATTGTGGATTACACCAATTATGATGACATGAAGTATGCT ATAAAGAAACTTGATGACTCTGAGTTCCGCAATGCATTTTCCCGGGCGTATGTTCGT GTGAGAGAATATGATTCTAAGAGGGATCTCTCCAGGAGTCCTAGTCGTGGGCGGTCATACTCTAGAGGGAGGAGTTATAGTCGCAGCCGTAGTAGAGGCCGAAGTAGGAGCAAGAGCCACAGTAGGAG CAAGTCTCCAAAAGCTAAATCTTCCCAACGGTCCCCTGTTAAATCTCGATCAAGGTCTGCTTCCCCCGCACGCTCACGTTCAAAATCATCATCTCTCTCAGG ATCGCGATCAAGATCCAGGTCTCCAGTGCCCAAT CGTGAGAAACGTACTAGTAAAAGTCCCAAAAGGCGTGATGCTAGCAAAAGCCCTAGCAGGAGCAGAAGTAGGAGCAGAAGCAGGAGCCGAAGCAAGAGCAAGAGCAAGAGCAAGAGTCCTTCTCG ATGA
- the LOC103492811 gene encoding serine/arginine-rich-splicing factor SR34-like isoform X4: MHLLSLKMPRMLKMRFVAVMAMILMGIDCVELAHGGRGHSSSSDRYSSHGGSRGGRGVSRRSDYRVLVTGLPSSASWQDLKDHMRRAGDVCFSQVFRDGSGTTGIVDYTNYDDMKYAIKKLDDSEFRNAFSRAYVRVREYDSKRDLSRSPSRGRSYSRGRSYSRSRSRGRSRSKSHSRSKSPKAKSSQRSPVKSRSRSASPARSRSKSSSLSGSRSRSRSPVPNREKRTSKSPKRRDASKSPSRSRSRSRSRSRSKSKSKSKSPSR; this comes from the exons ATGCATTTGTTGAG TTTGAAGATGCCGAGGATGCTCAAGATGCGATTCGTGGCCGTGATGGCTATGATTTTGATGGGCATAGATTGC GTGGAACTTGCCCATGGTGGTCGTGGTCATTCATCCTCTAGTGATCGCTACAGTAGTCATGGAGGTAGCCGAGGTGGGCGTGGAGTATCCCGCCGCTCTGATTATCGTG TATTAGTCACAGGATTACCTTCTTCTGCTTCATGGCAAGACTTGAAG GATCACATGCGACGAGCGGGGGATGTTTGTTTTTCCCAAGTGTTCCGCGATGGTAGTG GGACCACAGGGATTGTGGATTACACCAATTATGATGACATGAAGTATGCT ATAAAGAAACTTGATGACTCTGAGTTCCGCAATGCATTTTCCCGGGCGTATGTTCGT GTGAGAGAATATGATTCTAAGAGGGATCTCTCCAGGAGTCCTAGTCGTGGGCGGTCATACTCTAGAGGGAGGAGTTATAGTCGCAGCCGTAGTAGAGGCCGAAGTAGGAGCAAGAGCCACAGTAGGAG CAAGTCTCCAAAAGCTAAATCTTCCCAACGGTCCCCTGTTAAATCTCGATCAAGGTCTGCTTCCCCCGCACGCTCACGTTCAAAATCATCATCTCTCTCAGG ATCGCGATCAAGATCCAGGTCTCCAGTGCCCAAT CGTGAGAAACGTACTAGTAAAAGTCCCAAAAGGCGTGATGCTAGCAAAAGCCCTAGCAGGAGCAGAAGTAGGAGCAGAAGCAGGAGCCGAAGCAAGAGCAAGAGCAAGAGCAAGAGTCCTTCTCG ATGA